Proteins encoded in a region of the Zunongwangia endophytica genome:
- the cdd gene encoding cytidine deaminase, with the protein MEKIKFSAELDVFESKSELPDHIQALMNDAIVAREKAYAPYSNFKVGAAILMENGEVVSGSNQENAAYPSGVCAERTAIFYAGSKFPEMSMKALAVTAKSLSKEITSPIPPCGACRQAISEYEVNQSTGIPIYFMGETGKVYKAKSIKELLPFIFDKLNL; encoded by the coding sequence ATGGAAAAAATAAAGTTTTCAGCAGAATTAGATGTTTTTGAATCAAAATCTGAATTACCAGATCACATTCAGGCATTAATGAATGATGCTATAGTAGCAAGAGAAAAGGCTTACGCACCCTATTCGAATTTCAAAGTAGGAGCTGCAATTTTAATGGAGAACGGCGAAGTTGTTTCAGGTAGTAATCAAGAGAATGCAGCCTATCCATCTGGAGTATGTGCAGAGCGTACTGCAATTTTCTATGCCGGCTCAAAATTTCCTGAAATGAGTATGAAGGCCCTTGCAGTGACAGCTAAATCACTTAGTAAAGAAATTACTTCTCCTATTCCTCCTTGTGGGGCGTGTCGCCAGGCGATTTCAGAGTATGAGGTAAATCAGTCTACAGGAATTCCAATTTATTTTATGGGGGAAACAGGAAAAGTCTACAAAGCGAAATCGATAAAAGAATTATTACCCTTTATTTTCGATAAACTTAATCTGTAG
- the pdhA gene encoding pyruvate dehydrogenase (acetyl-transferring) E1 component subunit alpha: MKKITKATYLKWYEDMLFWRKFEDKLAQVYIQQKVRGFLHLYNGQEAILAGALHAMDTDKDRMITAYRNHVQPIGLGVDPKRVMAELYGKGTGTSQGLGGSMHIFSKEHRFYGGHGIVGGQIPLGAGLAFADKYFKRDAVTLTFMGDGATRQGSLHETLTMAVNWNLPVVFCVENNGYAMGTSVARTSRSTDIYKLGNGYEMPCAPVDAMDPEKVAEALDEAISRARKGEGPTFLELKTYRYRGHSMSDAQHYRTKDEVAEYQKIDPITKVRNILLEKNYATEEDIKDIDKQIKEKVKECEKFAEESAFPEKSVMYDVVYEQEDYPFLPHKL, translated from the coding sequence ATGAAGAAAATAACAAAAGCCACCTATCTAAAGTGGTATGAGGATATGCTGTTTTGGCGTAAGTTTGAAGATAAGCTTGCGCAAGTTTATATTCAGCAAAAAGTAAGAGGTTTTTTACATTTGTATAACGGGCAAGAGGCTATCCTGGCAGGAGCTTTACATGCGATGGATACCGATAAAGATCGTATGATTACTGCTTATCGTAATCACGTACAGCCAATTGGTTTGGGAGTAGATCCTAAAAGAGTAATGGCAGAGCTTTATGGTAAGGGTACAGGTACTTCGCAAGGTTTGGGAGGTTCTATGCATATCTTTTCTAAGGAACATCGTTTTTATGGTGGTCATGGTATTGTTGGGGGACAAATTCCTCTAGGTGCCGGGCTTGCATTTGCAGATAAATATTTCAAAAGAGATGCCGTTACCCTAACATTTATGGGTGATGGAGCAACTCGTCAGGGATCGTTACACGAAACATTAACGATGGCCGTAAACTGGAATCTTCCAGTGGTTTTCTGTGTAGAGAATAATGGTTATGCGATGGGGACATCTGTAGCCAGAACATCTAGAAGTACAGATATATATAAATTAGGTAACGGCTACGAGATGCCATGTGCTCCGGTAGATGCTATGGATCCAGAAAAAGTTGCTGAAGCTTTAGATGAAGCAATTAGTCGTGCCAGAAAAGGTGAAGGTCCTACATTTTTAGAGTTAAAAACATATCGTTATAGAGGACACTCTATGAGTGATGCTCAGCACTATCGTACAAAAGACGAAGTTGCAGAATACCAAAAGATAGATCCTATTACAAAGGTTAGAAACATTCTTTTAGAAAAGAATTATGCTACCGAAGAAGATATTAAGGATATCGATAAGCAGATCAAAGAGAAAGTAAAAGAATGCGAAAAATTCGCAGAAGAATCTGCTTTCCCAGAGAAGAGTGTGATGTACGATGTGGTATACGAGCAGGAAGATTATCCATTTTTACCCCATAAACTTTAA
- a CDS encoding pyruvate dehydrogenase complex dihydrolipoamide acetyltransferase — MAEVINMPRLSDTMEEGVVAKWLKQKGDKVAEGDILAEIETDKATMEFESFYEGTLLHIGIEEGETAPVDTLLAIIGEEGEDISGLLNGGSSEAAEDKSEESEEETTEDETASSEAGEIPEGVEVVNMPRLSDTMEEGTVASWLKKEGDEVSEGDILAEIETDKATMEFESFYEGTLLKIGIGEGETAPVDSLLAIIGPKGTDVSNVTGDSAPKKSASKADKETSAARENVEEATSASSSDSSSEESGRIFASPLAKKMAEDKGIDLSKVEGSGENGRIVKKDIESYKPSAAPAAKEETTKKEAETSVAAPYVPAGEESFEEIKNSQMRKTIAKRLGESKFTAPHYYLTIEVDMVNAMQSRKQINAMPDTKVSFNDLVIKASAMALRKHPQVNSQWTDGAMKIAKHIHMGVAVAVEEGLVVPVLKFADQMSMTQIGGNVRDLAGKARNKKLQPKEMEGSTFTVSNLGMFGITEFTSIINQPNSAILSVGAIVEKPVVKNGEIVVGNTMKLTLACDHRTVDGATGAAFLQDLKTFIENPVTMLA; from the coding sequence ATGGCAGAAGTAATTAACATGCCCCGCCTAAGCGATACCATGGAAGAAGGTGTTGTGGCGAAGTGGTTAAAACAAAAAGGAGATAAAGTAGCTGAAGGTGATATTCTAGCTGAAATTGAAACCGATAAGGCGACGATGGAGTTTGAATCTTTCTACGAAGGCACATTATTACATATAGGAATTGAAGAAGGAGAAACAGCTCCCGTAGATACGCTTTTGGCTATTATAGGGGAAGAAGGAGAAGATATTTCTGGTCTTTTAAATGGAGGTTCTTCTGAAGCTGCTGAAGACAAGTCTGAGGAAAGTGAAGAAGAAACTACCGAAGACGAAACTGCTTCGTCTGAAGCAGGTGAAATTCCTGAAGGTGTAGAAGTTGTAAACATGCCACGTCTTAGCGATACTATGGAAGAAGGTACAGTTGCTTCATGGTTGAAAAAAGAAGGCGATGAGGTTTCTGAAGGAGATATTCTAGCTGAAATCGAAACCGATAAGGCGACGATGGAATTTGAATCTTTTTATGAAGGTACGCTTCTTAAAATTGGAATCGGAGAGGGAGAAACTGCTCCAGTGGATAGTCTATTAGCGATTATTGGTCCTAAAGGAACCGATGTTTCTAATGTTACTGGTGATAGTGCTCCAAAAAAATCTGCTTCTAAAGCTGATAAAGAAACTTCTGCAGCTAGAGAAAACGTAGAAGAAGCTACTTCTGCTAGTTCTTCTGATTCATCTTCAGAAGAGAGTGGACGAATTTTCGCTTCTCCTTTAGCTAAAAAAATGGCAGAAGATAAAGGAATTGATCTTTCTAAAGTTGAAGGTTCTGGAGAGAATGGAAGAATCGTTAAAAAAGATATAGAATCTTACAAGCCATCTGCTGCTCCTGCCGCTAAAGAAGAAACTACAAAGAAAGAAGCAGAAACTTCTGTAGCAGCACCATACGTGCCAGCAGGAGAAGAAAGCTTCGAGGAAATTAAAAATTCTCAAATGCGTAAGACGATTGCAAAACGTCTTGGCGAATCTAAATTTACTGCTCCTCACTATTATCTAACTATAGAAGTAGATATGGTGAATGCAATGCAGTCTAGAAAGCAAATTAATGCCATGCCAGATACTAAGGTATCTTTTAATGACTTGGTAATTAAAGCTAGCGCAATGGCACTTCGCAAGCATCCGCAAGTAAATAGCCAATGGACAGATGGTGCAATGAAAATTGCGAAACATATACATATGGGAGTTGCTGTAGCGGTAGAGGAAGGTCTTGTAGTTCCTGTCCTTAAATTTGCAGATCAAATGTCGATGACGCAAATAGGAGGCAATGTTCGTGACCTTGCAGGTAAAGCACGTAATAAGAAGCTTCAGCCAAAAGAAATGGAAGGAAGTACTTTTACAGTGTCTAATCTTGGGATGTTTGGTATTACTGAATTTACCAGTATCATTAATCAACCAAATTCAGCTATACTTTCTGTAGGAGCTATCGTAGAGAAGCCTGTAGTTAAGAATGGTGAGATTGTAGTCGGTAATACCATGAAACTGACTTTAGCTTGTGATCACAGAACTGTAGACGGTGCAACTGGCGCAGCATTCTTACAAGATCTTAAAACATTTATAGAGAATCCAGTGACTATGCTTGCATAA
- a CDS encoding M28 family peptidase: MRKPIKTLGILAISMAGLFSCKAQGTAEIEISANDMKDNLEYLASDDLLGRKTGTEGIEKAANFITTIFKENGVKPYYDTFRDNFTIGDVKAFNLVGYLEGNDPKLKDEFVVIGAHYDHIGIVNAVDGDSIANGANDNAAGTTAVVELAKYFAELKDNKRSVLFILFSGEEMGLKGSYHSAKRLKEEGIDLYTMINLEMIGVPMSGKDYLAYVTGFKESNLAEKFNEYTGEQTLGFLPEANQMNLFKRSDNYPYYAEFNVPSQTICTFDFTNYSYYHHVKDEVSEMNPEHMANVVEAIIPGIHKVLNTPEKEIKMN, translated from the coding sequence ATGAGAAAACCAATTAAAACTTTAGGAATTCTGGCTATTAGTATGGCTGGATTATTTTCCTGTAAAGCTCAGGGAACAGCAGAGATAGAAATTTCAGCAAACGATATGAAAGATAATTTGGAGTACTTAGCTTCAGATGATTTATTGGGTCGTAAAACGGGAACAGAAGGAATAGAAAAAGCAGCAAATTTCATTACAACCATATTTAAGGAAAATGGCGTAAAACCTTATTACGATACGTTTCGAGATAATTTCACAATAGGAGATGTGAAGGCGTTTAATTTAGTAGGTTATTTAGAAGGGAATGATCCTAAACTTAAAGATGAATTTGTAGTTATTGGAGCACATTATGATCATATTGGTATAGTGAATGCTGTTGATGGAGATTCTATCGCTAACGGAGCTAACGATAATGCAGCAGGAACCACAGCAGTGGTAGAGTTAGCTAAATACTTTGCAGAACTTAAAGATAACAAGCGAAGTGTTTTATTTATTCTCTTTAGTGGAGAAGAAATGGGCTTAAAAGGATCTTACCACAGTGCAAAAAGACTTAAAGAAGAAGGAATCGATCTATACACCATGATTAATCTGGAAATGATTGGCGTTCCTATGAGCGGTAAAGATTATCTGGCATATGTAACCGGATTCAAAGAAAGTAATCTTGCTGAAAAATTTAATGAATATACAGGCGAGCAAACCTTAGGATTTTTACCAGAGGCTAATCAAATGAATTTGTTTAAAAGAAGCGATAATTATCCTTATTATGCTGAGTTTAATGTGCCTTCACAAACTATTTGTACTTTCGATTTTACAAATTACTCGTACTACCATCATGTAAAAGATGAGGTTTCAGAAATGAATCCGGAACATATGGCGAATGTTGTAGAAGCCATTATTCCAGGAATCCATAAAGTATTAAATACTCCGGAAAAGGAGATAAAGATGAATTAG
- a CDS encoding SDR family NAD(P)-dependent oxidoreductase, which yields MKNVVITGTSRGIGLELVKLFAEEDFNILALSRNAEPVSSIELDNVSAFSFDLGTEVDLKKASDFVENEWNGKVDILIHNAGAFLNKPFQETALEEFRRIYEVNVFGLIGLTQQLMPFMDSSSHIVSISSMGGVQGSMKFAGLSAYSSSKAAIITLTELLAEEYKESGPVFNVLALGAVQTEMLAEAFPGLEAPLSAAEMASYIKNFSLTGSKFYNGKLLQVSNSTP from the coding sequence ATGAAGAATGTTGTAATTACTGGAACAAGCCGTGGTATTGGTCTTGAACTTGTTAAACTTTTTGCTGAAGAGGACTTTAATATTTTAGCATTATCTAGAAATGCTGAACCTGTTTCTTCAATAGAATTGGATAATGTTAGTGCTTTTTCATTCGATTTAGGTACTGAAGTGGATCTTAAAAAAGCATCAGATTTTGTCGAAAATGAATGGAACGGTAAAGTCGATATTCTTATTCATAATGCCGGGGCTTTTTTAAATAAACCATTTCAGGAAACCGCATTAGAAGAGTTTAGAAGGATTTACGAAGTGAATGTTTTTGGTTTGATTGGCTTAACGCAGCAGTTAATGCCATTTATGGATTCTTCGTCGCACATTGTAAGCATAAGCAGTATGGGTGGTGTACAGGGAAGTATGAAATTCGCCGGATTGTCGGCATATTCTTCAAGTAAAGCGGCAATTATAACTTTAACTGAACTTTTAGCTGAAGAGTATAAAGAATCTGGACCTGTATTTAATGTTTTAGCATTAGGAGCAGTGCAAACCGAAATGTTAGCAGAAGCATTTCCTGGTCTTGAAGCTCCACTTTCCGCAGCAGAAATGGCTTCCTATATTAAGAATTTCAGCTTAACAGGAAGTAAATTCTATAACGGGAAATTGCTTCAGGTTTCTAATAGTACGCCTTAA
- a CDS encoding SprT-like domain-containing protein, with the protein MNQVLSRYLPSHAVEPAFMLIRDNNVHLKVVNERRTRHGDYRRMPDGTQQITINANLNQYRFLITLVHEIAHLLAFEKYGRRIKPHGREWKLTFRNLMLPFIHPEIFPSKLLPLIARHFKNPTASSDTDARLSIALKSFDQPNDKNYIFEVPAGALFRIYNGKVFKKGPRRIKRYECLEVNSGKIYLFQPNAEVELIKA; encoded by the coding sequence ATGAATCAGGTGCTTTCAAGATATTTGCCTAGTCATGCGGTAGAGCCGGCTTTTATGCTTATTCGTGATAATAACGTGCATCTAAAAGTGGTTAACGAACGCCGCACTCGTCACGGTGATTATAGAAGAATGCCAGATGGAACGCAGCAAATAACAATTAATGCCAATCTCAACCAATATCGGTTTTTGATTACATTGGTGCATGAGATTGCGCACTTGCTTGCTTTCGAAAAATACGGAAGAAGAATTAAACCGCACGGGAGAGAATGGAAACTTACCTTCAGAAACTTAATGTTGCCATTTATCCATCCTGAAATCTTTCCTTCAAAACTATTACCGCTTATTGCCAGACATTTCAAAAATCCCACAGCAAGTAGTGATACAGATGCAAGATTATCTATCGCATTAAAAAGTTTTGATCAACCAAACGATAAAAACTATATTTTTGAAGTGCCGGCTGGTGCATTATTCAGAATTTATAACGGAAAGGTTTTTAAAAAAGGACCAAGAAGAATTAAGCGTTATGAGTGTCTGGAAGTGAATAGCGGTAAAATTTATTTATTTCAACCCAATGCTGAAGTTGAGCTAATTAAAGCTTAG